Proteins from a single region of Macrotis lagotis isolate mMagLag1 chromosome 2, bilby.v1.9.chrom.fasta, whole genome shotgun sequence:
- the NEXN gene encoding nexilin isoform X5: protein MNDISQKAEMKEMLASEDEEETAKGEKAYVPKLIGTVKGKFAEMEKQRQEEQRKRTEEERKRRIEQDLLEKRKIQRELAKRAEQIEDINNTGTESAPEEGDDSLLVTVVPVKSHKSPGKMQKSFEDLEREREEQERSRLEEEKRIRYEEQRRSLKEAKCLSLVMDEEEAENRGTKDSLSPGKLKLTFEELEKERQEKRKRQAAEEARLRLQEERRAFEEARQQMVNEEEDNHEMENSFQESHRPGKLKLSFEDMERQRREEEKKKAEEEARKRIEEEKRAFAEARKSMVLDSDSPDIYKTVSQESLIPGKLEINFEELLKQKMEEEKRRTEEERKHKLEMEKQEFEQLRQEMGQEEEETETFELSREYEELIKLKRSGSIQAKNLKSKFEKIGQLSEKEIQKKIEEERARRRAIDLEIKEREAEHFHEEDDVDVKPAQKCEAPFTHKVNMKARFEQMAKAREEEEQRRIEQQKLLRMQFEQKEIDAALQKKKEEEEDEEGGTMNGSTLEDGEQARSGAPWFKKPLKNTTVVDGEPVRFTVKVTGDPKPEVTWWFEGERLQDGEDYQYIERGETYCLYLPETFPEDEGEYMCHAANGRGTAASTCILTIENANYPRT, encoded by the exons ATGAATGACATTTCCCAAAAGGCTGAG ATGAAAGAAATGCTTGCCTCCGAGGATGAGGAGGAGACAGCTAAGGGAGAAAAGGCCTATGTCCCAAAGCTAATAG GAACTGTTAAAGGAAAATTTgcagaaatggaaaaacaaagacaagaggagcaaaggaaaagaactgaggaggaaagaaaacGAAGAATCGAACAAGATCtcttagaaaagaggaaaatccaGCGAGAATTAGCCAAGCGTGCTGAGCAG ATTGAGGACATAAACAATACGGGAACTGAATCAGCACCGGAG GAAGGAGATGATTCACTGCTTGTGACAGTGGTGCCTGTAAAATCCCACAAATCACCAGGAAAAATGCAGAAGAGCTTTGAGGACCTGGAAAGAGAACGTGAGGAACAGGAAAGGAGCCGactagaagaggaaaagagaatccGCTATGAGGAACAAAGGCGGTCCCTCAAGGAAGCCAAATGCCTCTCCCTTGTGATG GACGAGGAGGAGGCAGAGAACCGAGGCACAAAGGACTCTCTTTCTCCTGGAAAACTGAAGCTCACTTTTGAGGAactggagaaagagagacaagaaaagaggaagaggcaAGCTGCCGAGGAGGCTCGACTGCGCCTGCAGGAGGAGAGGCGGGCCTTCGAAGAAGCCCGGCAGCAAATG GTCAATGAAGAAGAGGACAATcatgaaatggaaaattcttttcaAGAGTCTCATCGCCCTGGCAAACTCAAGCTCAGCTTTGAAGACATggaaagacaaagaagagaagaggagaagaagaaagctGAAGAAGAAGCCAGGAAACGaatagaagaagagaagagagcttTTGCAGAAGCGAGGAAGAGCATG GTTCTAGACAGCGATTCTCCAGATATCTACAAAACAGTCTCACAAGAATCCCTTATACCAGGGAAACTAGAAATTAACTTTGAGGAGTTATTGaaacaaaaaatggaagaagaaaagagacgGACTGAGGAGGAACGGAAGCATAAACTTGAGATGGAGAAGCAGGAATTTGAACAACTGAGACAAGAAATGGGGCAG gaggaggaggaaacgGAAACCTTTGAGCTTAGCAGGGAATATGAAgagttaattaaattaaaaaggagtGGTTCTATTCAAGCTAAGAATTTAAAGAGCAAGTTTGAAAAAATTGGACAACTGTCtgaaaaggaaatacagaaaaagaTAGAAGAGGAGCGAGCTAGAAGAAGAGCGATTGACCTGGAGATTAAAGAGCGAGAAGCAGAGCATTTTCATGAG GAAGATGATGTTGATGTGAAACCTGCCCAAAAATGTGAGGCCCCTTTCACTCACAAAGTTAATAtgaaagccagatttgaacagaTGGCAAAGGCCAGAGAAGAGGAGGAACAGAGAAGAATTGAGCAGCAGAAGCTGCTACGCATGCAGTTTGAGCAGAAGGAGATTGATGCAGCACTCCAAAAG aaaaaagaagaggaagaggatgaggaAGGAGGCACCATGAATGGCTCCACACTTGAAGATGGAGAACAAGCTCGGTCTGGAGCACCATGGTTTAAAAAGCCTCTAAAGAACACAACTGTTGTAGATGGTGAACCAGTGCGATTCACAGTGAAGGTGACTGGAGACCCCAAGCCTGAAGTCACGTGGTGGTTTGAAGGAGAACGGCTACAGGATGGGGAGGATTACCAATACATTGAGAGAGGAGAGACGTACTGCCTTTATCTCCCAGAAACCTTCCCTGAAGATGAAGGGGAGTACATGTGTCATGCAGCCAACGGCAGGGGCACTGCAGCCAGCACCTGTATCCTCACCATTGAAA ATGCAAATTACCCAAGGACCTAG
- the NEXN gene encoding nexilin isoform X6 yields MNDISQKAEMKEMLASEDEEETAKGEKAYVPKLIGTVKGKFAEMEKQRQEEQRKRTEEERKRRIEQDLLEKRKIQRELAKRAEQIEDINNTGTESAPEEGDDSLLVTVVPVKSHKSPGKMQKSFEDLEREREEQERSRLEEEKRIRYEEQRRSLKEAKCLSLVMDEEEAENRGTKDSLSPGKLKLTFEELEKERQEKRKRQAAEEARLRLQEERRAFEEARQQMVNEEEDNHEMENSFQESHRPGKLKLSFEDMERQRREEEKKKAEEEARKRIEEEKRAFAEARKSMVLDSDSPDIYKTVSQESLIPGKLEINFEELLKQKMEEEKRRTEEERKHKLEMEKQEFEQLRQEMGQEEEETETFELSREYEELIKLKRSGSIQAKNLKSKFEKIGQLSEKEIQKKIEEERARRRAIDLEIKEREAEHFHEEDDVDVKPAQKCEAPFTHKVNMKARFEQMAKAREEEEQRRIEQQKLLRMQFEQKEIDAALQKKKEEEEDEEGGTMNGSTLEDGEQARSGAPWFKKPLKNTTVVDGEPVRFTVKVTGDPKPEVTWWFEGERLQDGEDYQYIERGETYCLYLPETFPEDEGEYMCHAANGRGTAASTCILTIESKS; encoded by the exons ATGAATGACATTTCCCAAAAGGCTGAG ATGAAAGAAATGCTTGCCTCCGAGGATGAGGAGGAGACAGCTAAGGGAGAAAAGGCCTATGTCCCAAAGCTAATAG GAACTGTTAAAGGAAAATTTgcagaaatggaaaaacaaagacaagaggagcaaaggaaaagaactgaggaggaaagaaaacGAAGAATCGAACAAGATCtcttagaaaagaggaaaatccaGCGAGAATTAGCCAAGCGTGCTGAGCAG ATTGAGGACATAAACAATACGGGAACTGAATCAGCACCGGAG GAAGGAGATGATTCACTGCTTGTGACAGTGGTGCCTGTAAAATCCCACAAATCACCAGGAAAAATGCAGAAGAGCTTTGAGGACCTGGAAAGAGAACGTGAGGAACAGGAAAGGAGCCGactagaagaggaaaagagaatccGCTATGAGGAACAAAGGCGGTCCCTCAAGGAAGCCAAATGCCTCTCCCTTGTGATG GACGAGGAGGAGGCAGAGAACCGAGGCACAAAGGACTCTCTTTCTCCTGGAAAACTGAAGCTCACTTTTGAGGAactggagaaagagagacaagaaaagaggaagaggcaAGCTGCCGAGGAGGCTCGACTGCGCCTGCAGGAGGAGAGGCGGGCCTTCGAAGAAGCCCGGCAGCAAATG GTCAATGAAGAAGAGGACAATcatgaaatggaaaattcttttcaAGAGTCTCATCGCCCTGGCAAACTCAAGCTCAGCTTTGAAGACATggaaagacaaagaagagaagaggagaagaagaaagctGAAGAAGAAGCCAGGAAACGaatagaagaagagaagagagcttTTGCAGAAGCGAGGAAGAGCATG GTTCTAGACAGCGATTCTCCAGATATCTACAAAACAGTCTCACAAGAATCCCTTATACCAGGGAAACTAGAAATTAACTTTGAGGAGTTATTGaaacaaaaaatggaagaagaaaagagacgGACTGAGGAGGAACGGAAGCATAAACTTGAGATGGAGAAGCAGGAATTTGAACAACTGAGACAAGAAATGGGGCAG gaggaggaggaaacgGAAACCTTTGAGCTTAGCAGGGAATATGAAgagttaattaaattaaaaaggagtGGTTCTATTCAAGCTAAGAATTTAAAGAGCAAGTTTGAAAAAATTGGACAACTGTCtgaaaaggaaatacagaaaaagaTAGAAGAGGAGCGAGCTAGAAGAAGAGCGATTGACCTGGAGATTAAAGAGCGAGAAGCAGAGCATTTTCATGAG GAAGATGATGTTGATGTGAAACCTGCCCAAAAATGTGAGGCCCCTTTCACTCACAAAGTTAATAtgaaagccagatttgaacagaTGGCAAAGGCCAGAGAAGAGGAGGAACAGAGAAGAATTGAGCAGCAGAAGCTGCTACGCATGCAGTTTGAGCAGAAGGAGATTGATGCAGCACTCCAAAAG aaaaaagaagaggaagaggatgaggaAGGAGGCACCATGAATGGCTCCACACTTGAAGATGGAGAACAAGCTCGGTCTGGAGCACCATGGTTTAAAAAGCCTCTAAAGAACACAACTGTTGTAGATGGTGAACCAGTGCGATTCACAGTGAAGGTGACTGGAGACCCCAAGCCTGAAGTCACGTGGTGGTTTGAAGGAGAACGGCTACAGGATGGGGAGGATTACCAATACATTGAGAGAGGAGAGACGTACTGCCTTTATCTCCCAGAAACCTTCCCTGAAGATGAAGGGGAGTACATGTGTCATGCAGCCAACGGCAGGGGCACTGCAGCCAGCACCTGTATCCTCACCATTGAAAGTAAGAGCTAA
- the NEXN gene encoding nexilin isoform X1 — protein MNDISQKAEILLSASKPVPKTYVPRLGKGDVKEQFEAMQKAREERTQRRSRDEKQRRKEQFLREREWNRRKQEMKEMLASEDEEETAKGEKAYVPKLIGTVKGKFAEMEKQRQEEQRKRTEEERKRRIEQDLLEKRKIQRELAKRAEQIEDINNTGTESAPEEGDDSLLVTVVPVKSHKSPGKMQKSFEDLEREREEQERSRLEEEKRIRYEEQRRSLKEAKCLSLVMDEEEAENRGTKDSLSPGKLKLTFEELEKERQEKRKRQAAEEARLRLQEERRAFEEARQQMVNEEEDNHEMENSFQESHRPGKLKLSFEDMERQRREEEKKKAEEEARKRIEEEKRAFAEARKSMVLDSDSPDIYKTVSQESLIPGKLEINFEELLKQKMEEEKRRTEEERKHKLEMEKQEFEQLRQEMGQEEEETETFELSREYEELIKLKRSGSIQAKNLKSKFEKIGQLSEKEIQKKIEEERARRRAIDLEIKEREAEHFHEEDDVDVKPAQKCEAPFTHKVNMKARFEQMAKAREEEEQRRIEQQKLLRMQFEQKEIDAALQKKKEEEEDEEGGTMNGSTLEDGEQARSGAPWFKKPLKNTTVVDGEPVRFTVKVTGDPKPEVTWWFEGERLQDGEDYQYIERGETYCLYLPETFPEDEGEYMCHAANGRGTAASTCILTIENANYPRT, from the exons ATGAATGACATTTCCCAAAAGGCTGAG ATTCTGCTTTCTGCATCTAAACCTGTCCCCAAAACCTATGTGCCCAGACTTGGCAAGGGTGATGTCAAGGAGCAATTTGAAGCCATGCAAAAGGCAAGGGAAGAAAGAACACAGAGGAGATCTAGAGATGAGAAGCAACGAAGAAAAGAACAATTTCTTAGGGAGAGAGAGTGGAACAGGAGAAAGCAGGAG ATGAAAGAAATGCTTGCCTCCGAGGATGAGGAGGAGACAGCTAAGGGAGAAAAGGCCTATGTCCCAAAGCTAATAG GAACTGTTAAAGGAAAATTTgcagaaatggaaaaacaaagacaagaggagcaaaggaaaagaactgaggaggaaagaaaacGAAGAATCGAACAAGATCtcttagaaaagaggaaaatccaGCGAGAATTAGCCAAGCGTGCTGAGCAG ATTGAGGACATAAACAATACGGGAACTGAATCAGCACCGGAG GAAGGAGATGATTCACTGCTTGTGACAGTGGTGCCTGTAAAATCCCACAAATCACCAGGAAAAATGCAGAAGAGCTTTGAGGACCTGGAAAGAGAACGTGAGGAACAGGAAAGGAGCCGactagaagaggaaaagagaatccGCTATGAGGAACAAAGGCGGTCCCTCAAGGAAGCCAAATGCCTCTCCCTTGTGATG GACGAGGAGGAGGCAGAGAACCGAGGCACAAAGGACTCTCTTTCTCCTGGAAAACTGAAGCTCACTTTTGAGGAactggagaaagagagacaagaaaagaggaagaggcaAGCTGCCGAGGAGGCTCGACTGCGCCTGCAGGAGGAGAGGCGGGCCTTCGAAGAAGCCCGGCAGCAAATG GTCAATGAAGAAGAGGACAATcatgaaatggaaaattcttttcaAGAGTCTCATCGCCCTGGCAAACTCAAGCTCAGCTTTGAAGACATggaaagacaaagaagagaagaggagaagaagaaagctGAAGAAGAAGCCAGGAAACGaatagaagaagagaagagagcttTTGCAGAAGCGAGGAAGAGCATG GTTCTAGACAGCGATTCTCCAGATATCTACAAAACAGTCTCACAAGAATCCCTTATACCAGGGAAACTAGAAATTAACTTTGAGGAGTTATTGaaacaaaaaatggaagaagaaaagagacgGACTGAGGAGGAACGGAAGCATAAACTTGAGATGGAGAAGCAGGAATTTGAACAACTGAGACAAGAAATGGGGCAG gaggaggaggaaacgGAAACCTTTGAGCTTAGCAGGGAATATGAAgagttaattaaattaaaaaggagtGGTTCTATTCAAGCTAAGAATTTAAAGAGCAAGTTTGAAAAAATTGGACAACTGTCtgaaaaggaaatacagaaaaagaTAGAAGAGGAGCGAGCTAGAAGAAGAGCGATTGACCTGGAGATTAAAGAGCGAGAAGCAGAGCATTTTCATGAG GAAGATGATGTTGATGTGAAACCTGCCCAAAAATGTGAGGCCCCTTTCACTCACAAAGTTAATAtgaaagccagatttgaacagaTGGCAAAGGCCAGAGAAGAGGAGGAACAGAGAAGAATTGAGCAGCAGAAGCTGCTACGCATGCAGTTTGAGCAGAAGGAGATTGATGCAGCACTCCAAAAG aaaaaagaagaggaagaggatgaggaAGGAGGCACCATGAATGGCTCCACACTTGAAGATGGAGAACAAGCTCGGTCTGGAGCACCATGGTTTAAAAAGCCTCTAAAGAACACAACTGTTGTAGATGGTGAACCAGTGCGATTCACAGTGAAGGTGACTGGAGACCCCAAGCCTGAAGTCACGTGGTGGTTTGAAGGAGAACGGCTACAGGATGGGGAGGATTACCAATACATTGAGAGAGGAGAGACGTACTGCCTTTATCTCCCAGAAACCTTCCCTGAAGATGAAGGGGAGTACATGTGTCATGCAGCCAACGGCAGGGGCACTGCAGCCAGCACCTGTATCCTCACCATTGAAA ATGCAAATTACCCAAGGACCTAG
- the NEXN gene encoding nexilin isoform X2, whose translation MNDISQKAEILLSASKPVPKTYVPRLGKGDVKEQFEAMQKAREERTQRRSRDEKQRRKEQFLREREWNRRKQEMKEMLASEDEEETAKGEKAYVPKLIGTVKGKFAEMEKQRQEEQRKRTEEERKRRIEQDLLEKRKIQRELAKRAEQIEDINNTGTESAPEEGDDSLLVTVVPVKSHKSPGKMQKSFEDLEREREEQERSRLEEEKRIRYEEQRRSLKEAKCLSLVMDEEEAENRGTKDSLSPGKLKLTFEELEKERQEKRKRQAAEEARLRLQEERRAFEEARQQMVNEEEDNHEMENSFQESHRPGKLKLSFEDMERQRREEEKKKAEEEARKRIEEEKRAFAEARKSMVLDSDSPDIYKTVSQESLIPGKLEINFEELLKQKMEEEKRRTEEERKHKLEMEKQEFEQLRQEMGQEEEETETFELSREYEELIKLKRSGSIQAKNLKSKFEKIGQLSEKEIQKKIEEERARRRAIDLEIKEREAEHFHEEDDVDVKPAQKCEAPFTHKVNMKARFEQMAKAREEEEQRRIEQQKLLRMQFEQKEIDAALQKKKEEEEDEEGGTMNGSTLEDGEQARSGAPWFKKPLKNTTVVDGEPVRFTVKVTGDPKPEVTWWFEGERLQDGEDYQYIERGETYCLYLPETFPEDEGEYMCHAANGRGTAASTCILTIETDDY comes from the exons ATGAATGACATTTCCCAAAAGGCTGAG ATTCTGCTTTCTGCATCTAAACCTGTCCCCAAAACCTATGTGCCCAGACTTGGCAAGGGTGATGTCAAGGAGCAATTTGAAGCCATGCAAAAGGCAAGGGAAGAAAGAACACAGAGGAGATCTAGAGATGAGAAGCAACGAAGAAAAGAACAATTTCTTAGGGAGAGAGAGTGGAACAGGAGAAAGCAGGAG ATGAAAGAAATGCTTGCCTCCGAGGATGAGGAGGAGACAGCTAAGGGAGAAAAGGCCTATGTCCCAAAGCTAATAG GAACTGTTAAAGGAAAATTTgcagaaatggaaaaacaaagacaagaggagcaaaggaaaagaactgaggaggaaagaaaacGAAGAATCGAACAAGATCtcttagaaaagaggaaaatccaGCGAGAATTAGCCAAGCGTGCTGAGCAG ATTGAGGACATAAACAATACGGGAACTGAATCAGCACCGGAG GAAGGAGATGATTCACTGCTTGTGACAGTGGTGCCTGTAAAATCCCACAAATCACCAGGAAAAATGCAGAAGAGCTTTGAGGACCTGGAAAGAGAACGTGAGGAACAGGAAAGGAGCCGactagaagaggaaaagagaatccGCTATGAGGAACAAAGGCGGTCCCTCAAGGAAGCCAAATGCCTCTCCCTTGTGATG GACGAGGAGGAGGCAGAGAACCGAGGCACAAAGGACTCTCTTTCTCCTGGAAAACTGAAGCTCACTTTTGAGGAactggagaaagagagacaagaaaagaggaagaggcaAGCTGCCGAGGAGGCTCGACTGCGCCTGCAGGAGGAGAGGCGGGCCTTCGAAGAAGCCCGGCAGCAAATG GTCAATGAAGAAGAGGACAATcatgaaatggaaaattcttttcaAGAGTCTCATCGCCCTGGCAAACTCAAGCTCAGCTTTGAAGACATggaaagacaaagaagagaagaggagaagaagaaagctGAAGAAGAAGCCAGGAAACGaatagaagaagagaagagagcttTTGCAGAAGCGAGGAAGAGCATG GTTCTAGACAGCGATTCTCCAGATATCTACAAAACAGTCTCACAAGAATCCCTTATACCAGGGAAACTAGAAATTAACTTTGAGGAGTTATTGaaacaaaaaatggaagaagaaaagagacgGACTGAGGAGGAACGGAAGCATAAACTTGAGATGGAGAAGCAGGAATTTGAACAACTGAGACAAGAAATGGGGCAG gaggaggaggaaacgGAAACCTTTGAGCTTAGCAGGGAATATGAAgagttaattaaattaaaaaggagtGGTTCTATTCAAGCTAAGAATTTAAAGAGCAAGTTTGAAAAAATTGGACAACTGTCtgaaaaggaaatacagaaaaagaTAGAAGAGGAGCGAGCTAGAAGAAGAGCGATTGACCTGGAGATTAAAGAGCGAGAAGCAGAGCATTTTCATGAG GAAGATGATGTTGATGTGAAACCTGCCCAAAAATGTGAGGCCCCTTTCACTCACAAAGTTAATAtgaaagccagatttgaacagaTGGCAAAGGCCAGAGAAGAGGAGGAACAGAGAAGAATTGAGCAGCAGAAGCTGCTACGCATGCAGTTTGAGCAGAAGGAGATTGATGCAGCACTCCAAAAG aaaaaagaagaggaagaggatgaggaAGGAGGCACCATGAATGGCTCCACACTTGAAGATGGAGAACAAGCTCGGTCTGGAGCACCATGGTTTAAAAAGCCTCTAAAGAACACAACTGTTGTAGATGGTGAACCAGTGCGATTCACAGTGAAGGTGACTGGAGACCCCAAGCCTGAAGTCACGTGGTGGTTTGAAGGAGAACGGCTACAGGATGGGGAGGATTACCAATACATTGAGAGAGGAGAGACGTACTGCCTTTATCTCCCAGAAACCTTCCCTGAAGATGAAGGGGAGTACATGTGTCATGCAGCCAACGGCAGGGGCACTGCAGCCAGCACCTGTATCCTCACCATTGAAA cTGATGACTATTAG
- the NEXN gene encoding nexilin isoform X4, with translation MNDISQKAEILLSASKPVPKTYVPRLGKGDVKEQFEAMQKAREERTQRRSRDEKQRRKEQFLREREWNRRKQEMKEMLASEDEEETAKGEKAYVPKLIGTVKGKFAEMEKQRQEEQRKRTEEERKRRIEQDLLEKRKIQRELAKRAEQEGDDSLLVTVVPVKSHKSPGKMQKSFEDLEREREEQERSRLEEEKRIRYEEQRRSLKEAKCLSLVMDEEEAENRGTKDSLSPGKLKLTFEELEKERQEKRKRQAAEEARLRLQEERRAFEEARQQMVNEEEDNHEMENSFQESHRPGKLKLSFEDMERQRREEEKKKAEEEARKRIEEEKRAFAEARKSMVLDSDSPDIYKTVSQESLIPGKLEINFEELLKQKMEEEKRRTEEERKHKLEMEKQEFEQLRQEMGQEEEETETFELSREYEELIKLKRSGSIQAKNLKSKFEKIGQLSEKEIQKKIEEERARRRAIDLEIKEREAEHFHEEDDVDVKPAQKCEAPFTHKVNMKARFEQMAKAREEEEQRRIEQQKLLRMQFEQKEIDAALQKKKEEEEDEEGGTMNGSTLEDGEQARSGAPWFKKPLKNTTVVDGEPVRFTVKVTGDPKPEVTWWFEGERLQDGEDYQYIERGETYCLYLPETFPEDEGEYMCHAANGRGTAASTCILTIENANYPRT, from the exons ATGAATGACATTTCCCAAAAGGCTGAG ATTCTGCTTTCTGCATCTAAACCTGTCCCCAAAACCTATGTGCCCAGACTTGGCAAGGGTGATGTCAAGGAGCAATTTGAAGCCATGCAAAAGGCAAGGGAAGAAAGAACACAGAGGAGATCTAGAGATGAGAAGCAACGAAGAAAAGAACAATTTCTTAGGGAGAGAGAGTGGAACAGGAGAAAGCAGGAG ATGAAAGAAATGCTTGCCTCCGAGGATGAGGAGGAGACAGCTAAGGGAGAAAAGGCCTATGTCCCAAAGCTAATAG GAACTGTTAAAGGAAAATTTgcagaaatggaaaaacaaagacaagaggagcaaaggaaaagaactgaggaggaaagaaaacGAAGAATCGAACAAGATCtcttagaaaagaggaaaatccaGCGAGAATTAGCCAAGCGTGCTGAGCAG GAAGGAGATGATTCACTGCTTGTGACAGTGGTGCCTGTAAAATCCCACAAATCACCAGGAAAAATGCAGAAGAGCTTTGAGGACCTGGAAAGAGAACGTGAGGAACAGGAAAGGAGCCGactagaagaggaaaagagaatccGCTATGAGGAACAAAGGCGGTCCCTCAAGGAAGCCAAATGCCTCTCCCTTGTGATG GACGAGGAGGAGGCAGAGAACCGAGGCACAAAGGACTCTCTTTCTCCTGGAAAACTGAAGCTCACTTTTGAGGAactggagaaagagagacaagaaaagaggaagaggcaAGCTGCCGAGGAGGCTCGACTGCGCCTGCAGGAGGAGAGGCGGGCCTTCGAAGAAGCCCGGCAGCAAATG GTCAATGAAGAAGAGGACAATcatgaaatggaaaattcttttcaAGAGTCTCATCGCCCTGGCAAACTCAAGCTCAGCTTTGAAGACATggaaagacaaagaagagaagaggagaagaagaaagctGAAGAAGAAGCCAGGAAACGaatagaagaagagaagagagcttTTGCAGAAGCGAGGAAGAGCATG GTTCTAGACAGCGATTCTCCAGATATCTACAAAACAGTCTCACAAGAATCCCTTATACCAGGGAAACTAGAAATTAACTTTGAGGAGTTATTGaaacaaaaaatggaagaagaaaagagacgGACTGAGGAGGAACGGAAGCATAAACTTGAGATGGAGAAGCAGGAATTTGAACAACTGAGACAAGAAATGGGGCAG gaggaggaggaaacgGAAACCTTTGAGCTTAGCAGGGAATATGAAgagttaattaaattaaaaaggagtGGTTCTATTCAAGCTAAGAATTTAAAGAGCAAGTTTGAAAAAATTGGACAACTGTCtgaaaaggaaatacagaaaaagaTAGAAGAGGAGCGAGCTAGAAGAAGAGCGATTGACCTGGAGATTAAAGAGCGAGAAGCAGAGCATTTTCATGAG GAAGATGATGTTGATGTGAAACCTGCCCAAAAATGTGAGGCCCCTTTCACTCACAAAGTTAATAtgaaagccagatttgaacagaTGGCAAAGGCCAGAGAAGAGGAGGAACAGAGAAGAATTGAGCAGCAGAAGCTGCTACGCATGCAGTTTGAGCAGAAGGAGATTGATGCAGCACTCCAAAAG aaaaaagaagaggaagaggatgaggaAGGAGGCACCATGAATGGCTCCACACTTGAAGATGGAGAACAAGCTCGGTCTGGAGCACCATGGTTTAAAAAGCCTCTAAAGAACACAACTGTTGTAGATGGTGAACCAGTGCGATTCACAGTGAAGGTGACTGGAGACCCCAAGCCTGAAGTCACGTGGTGGTTTGAAGGAGAACGGCTACAGGATGGGGAGGATTACCAATACATTGAGAGAGGAGAGACGTACTGCCTTTATCTCCCAGAAACCTTCCCTGAAGATGAAGGGGAGTACATGTGTCATGCAGCCAACGGCAGGGGCACTGCAGCCAGCACCTGTATCCTCACCATTGAAA ATGCAAATTACCCAAGGACCTAG